The Acidobacteriota bacterium nucleotide sequence GCTATCTGGTGAGGGTTCCACCGAAGCCGGAAGAAGGCGTCACCGTGGTCCCCGACCCGACTCAGATCATCCTGCGATACGACAAGGACGGAAACGCGTTCATCAACAAACAGCAGGTTCCGCTCGCCGAGTTTGGCCCCAGGCTGGAGCAGACGCTGAAAGGAAACACAGGGAAGATGGTGTTTTTCGCCGGCGATCCGGAAGCCAACTACGACGAGACGGTCGATTTCCTCGACACGGCACGCGCGGCAGGAGCCGAGAACATCGGCATCATCGTCGAGGACATCTGGCAACCGAGCGAAACGATGCGGGAGCTGGCGAGGGAGTAGTCCGGTTCGTCATCGCGTTGAACTGAATGGGCACGCGTTCCACCGCGTGCCTTTTTTCTGAACGCATTCGTCCACTCCCTGAAGAACGGAGGAATCCTTGAAAACCGCAGAGCGAAAAGAAGTCGTCATTCTCGACGGCGCCCGAACCGCGATGGCGGAGTACGGCGGCCATTTCACCGAAATCACCGCTCTCGACCTCGGCGCTCACGCCGCCTCGGCTGCCATGAAGCGAAGCGGAGTCGAGCCCTCGGAGATCGATCACGTCATCGTCGGCAATGCGCTGCAGACCTCCGGCGATGCGATCTACGGAGCACGCCACGTGGGCCTAAAGGCAGGCGTGCCGAAGGAAGTTCCGGCTCTGACCGTCAATCGTCTCTGCGGCAGCGGCATCCAGTCGATCGTCTCGGCCACCGAGCAGATCCTGCTCGATGAGGCCGAAACCGTGCTCGCGGGCGGAATGGAGAACATGTCGCAGGCTCCGCACGTCATCCGCGGCGCCCGCACCGGATTCCGACTGGGCCAGGGACAGCTCGAAGATTCGTTGATGGTCGCCCTGCTCGACACCTACTGCGGCTTCTACATGGCGCAAACCTCGGACAACCTCTCGCGAAAGTACGAGATCTCGCGGGAAGCCCAGGACGAGTACGCCATCCGCAGCCAGGAGCGCGCTGCCGAAGCTGCGAAGGCCGGAAAGTTCGACGAGGAGATCGAGCCGATCGAAGTCGGCAGGAAGAAAACCGTCGTCGACAAGGACGACCACATGCGTCCGGATACGACCTTGGAGGGCCTCCGGAAGCTCAAGCCGGCGTTTTCCCAGGACGGTTTCGTCACCGCCGGAAACGCCAGCGGTATCGTCGACGGTGCTGCGATGGTCGTGGTGACGACGGGGGATGGTGCGAGGGCGGCCGGAAAGAAACCGCTCGGCCGGATCGTCTCATGGGGGATCGCCGGCTGCGATCCCGCGATCATGGGGATCGGACCAGTGCCCGCGATCGGAAGCGCGCTCGACCGCGCGGGAATGAAGCTCGACGAGATCGATCTGATCGAGATCAATGAGGCCTTCGCCGGCCAGATCCTCGCCGTCGTCAAAGAGCTCGGCATCGACGAAGAGAAACTCAACGTCAACGGCGGCGCGATTGCGCTGGGGCATCCGCTGGGGGCGACCGGGACCCGGCTCGTCTATACGCTTCTCAAGGAGCTTCGCAGAGCTGGTAAGCAGTACGGCCTGGCCTCCGCCTGCATCGGCGGTGGGCAGGGAATCGCGATGGTGGTCGAAGCCGTGTAGCAGCGTGAGAATCGTAAGCCGCCGAAAGGCGGCGCCAGAGCGCACCCCCGGCTTTCAGCCGGGGCACACAACCGCGACGCCTCTCAATGCCCGAGCCCCTTTCAACGGACGACAGAATCCGGTCTCTACCCGAAACAGTGTGACGGAGCAGTCAAAGCCTGGCCGGCCGACGAACCCACCGAGCTTCCGGGACGTCTTTATGAGTGAGAAGCGTCGAGACGACGATGAGACGACCGATCCTCCTAGCGGTAGGTATACTCCTTCTGGTCGCAGCGACCGGCCAATCGGTTCTGCCTGAGCGCCCGGTCACGCTCTGCAGTGTAGTTGCCGGTTTTTCTGGTCGACTGTTCGAGTCTCTGATCGTCTCGGCGCTTCCCCTTTCCGGTTCATCCGACGGAGTCCGCACCGATGTGGAGCTCGTTCTCGCGGAGCAGATCCCGTCGCCGGAGGAGGTAAGCGAAACACCCACCGCGGCCGTACCCACTCCCGAGCTCGCCCGGCTGTCCCTGACCCCATCCACCGAACCACTCGGGGGCTTCAGCGCCGTATGGTTGAATGGCCGCGCCATCGACGAGCTCACTTCCCTCGCAGCGAAAGCCTCGGTGCACCGGATCAAAGTCCATCGTGCGAACCAGCTCCCAGCGGTCGCATCGGTCGAGTCGCCAACCTGCACCGGTTGACCCGGGCGGGCTCAACGACCAGGACTGCCGCGACGAAGAGCGATGTCGTGGCGTGGCCGGATCAGGCAGTTTCAATCAGACCGCGAGGGCCAGGGCGATGAGAGCGCCCAGAAGAAGGAGCGACCCGGCTGCCGAACCGCAGCCACCCGACCGGTGGAGCGGCTTCCATTGGTGTTGCTGTTTCCAACTGTCGTCTCCGCGAGCGTAGGCGAGGAACACCTGGATCAGCTCCTCCTCGGACAGACTCTTTCCGGTCGCCTCGAAGTGCCGGGAATCGTCGAGCTCCTTGTATTCGAGTTGATACCCCTCTTCACGAGAGCCCGCGGTTTGCAGGAAAAAATGATCGGACCGCGCAAGAACGACAAACGAGTCGACGCCTCCGGGAAGAGATCTGATCGCGTTCACGATCTGATCGGAGGTCGGCTCGGAGAGATCGGGTCCTGTCCCTGTTGAAAGCTTCAAATGTCGCCTCGCGACGAAGCAGCTCCTCAGACGGCTGCCCGCGACGGATGATTGTACCGGTCGGGTCGTGCTTCCAGGAGCATGGCGTTCCTCCTGCCCGCCGGACTTTCATGGGCGCCGCGTCGATGCCACGAATCCGCGTGGCTTCTCGGAGGTGTCAATCAGCGGCTGGGCGCTTTCCCCAGGCCGAGAGCCACAGCCAGCCGGTCGAAGTCGTCGAGCGTGAGCGATTCGGCCCGGGCGGCCGGCTCGATTCCCGCGTCTCCGAGGGCGCTCTCGATCGCCTGGCGCGACGGCCCCTCGAATCCCGCCAGGATGTTGTTGATAAGCGTCTTTCTTCGCATCCGGAAAGCTGCGGAGATCAGCTCCTCGAGTGCATCTGCAGGAGTCATCAGGTCGGGCTCCGCACGCTCGAATCGAACAACCGCGCTTCTCACCTTCGGCTGGGGACGGAACGCCCCCGGTCCGAGCTCGAGGACGAGCTCGCAGTCCGCGTGAATCTTCGTCGCGACGGTCAGGTACCCGTAGCTCTTGCGGCCAGGGGGGGAGACGTAGCGTTCGGCCACGTCCTTCTGAACCATGAAGGCAGCGCTGAGAAAACCGGGGTGGCGAACGATCCGCGCGATGATCGGGTTGGCGACGTTGTAAGGGAGGTTTCCGAAGGCGTGGAACGCTCCCGGCGGGAGCGGTGCCTCGACGGCGTCGGCCTCGACGACCTCGAGATCCCGCCCCTCGAACTTCGAGCGAAGCCAGGCCACCAGATCCGGATCGATCTCGAGAGCCGTGACGGACAAGCCTCGATCGAGCAGCGCTTCCGTCAGAGCACCCTTTCCAGGTCCGATCTCGAGCACGACCGCCCGCGGCTCGGGATCGATCGCATGGGCGATACGGTCTATCGCCCGCCGATCCTGGAGAAAATTCTGCCCCCAACGTTTCTGTGGCGTGTGATTCGATGGCCCGTTCACTGCGTTAAAGTAACTCAGGAAGCTTCAAAACAGGTGGAAAGCGGAGGAGGAATGGTCGAACAACTCGACGAGCAGACGATGAATGAGCGGTTGGCCGCTGCCCATGAGCGGATCGTCGCTCTCAGGAGGGAGATCTCTCGGGCGATCGTGGGCCAGGAGCGCCTGATCGATCGGCTTCTCGTGGCACTGCTGGTTCGCGGCCACGTGCTGCTCGAGGGGGTCCCGGGACTGGCCAAAACCCTGCTGGCGAAGGTTCTAGCATCGTCGGTCGAAGGGACGTTCAAGAGGATCCAGTTCACCCCGGACCTTCTGCCGGCCGATCTCACAGGAACCCTGATCTTCGACCCCGCGCGCGGCATCTTCACGCCGCGATTGGGGCCGATCTTCGCCAACATCGTTCTGGCCGACGAGATCAACCGGGCCCCGGCGAAGGTTCAGAGCGGTTTGCTCGAAGCGATGCAGGAGCGACAGGTGACCATCGGAGACGCCACATGGGCACTTCCCGATCCTTTTCTGGTCATCGCGACCCAGAACCCGATCGAACAGGAGGGGACGTACGTGCTTCCGGAAGCGCAGGTCGACCGCTTTCTGATGAAGGTAATGGTCGATTATCCGGAGCGGGAGCAGGAGGAGAAGATGCTGGCGATGTACCTCGATCCAGCGAGCATGGAGATCGACATCCGGAAGATCCTGAACCTCGACGATCTCGAAGCTCTCATGGCGATGGTCTCGCGAGTGCACGTCGACGAGCGGATCATCCGATACATCGTCGCCATCGTGTCCGCCACCAGGGACCCGCGGGAGGGACGGATTGTCCGGCTGCGGGAAAAGATCGAGTTCGGTGCTTCTCCACGCGCCTCGATCGCGCTGGCACACGCGGCGAAAGGGTTCGCATTCCTCCAGGGGAGAGGGTATGTGGTTCCGGAGGACGTCAAGGACGTCGCGCCGGATGTGATCCGGCATCGGTTGATTCCAACCTACGAAGCGGTTGCCGAGCGAATGACTCCCGACATGATGATCCGGGAGATTCTGGGGGCCGTACCGGTACCGTGAAGCGATTTCTGGATTGGTTTCGGAGAGAGTCGCCCGCGCCGCGCGAAGATGCGGACGCAAGACGTCTGCGCCATCTGGAGCTGACGACTGCAAAGCTGATCAGGGAAGGTTTCACCGGTCAGTTTCATGCGGCATTTCACGGACGCGGCATCGAGTTCCATCAGTTGAGGCACTATCAGCCGGGTGATGACATTCGAACGATCGACTGGAACGTGACGGCACGGAGCGGAGTACCCCATGTCAAGGAGTTCATCGAGGAGCGGGATCTGACCATCATGATCTGTCTCGACACTTCAGGCTCGATGGGATTCGGTTCGGTCGACCGACGGAAGATCGACGTCGCGGTCGAGCTGGTGTCGGTGTTCGCCTTCGCCGCGAATCACAGCCGCGACCGGGTCGGTCTGGTCACGTTCGGTGACGAGATCCGCGCCCATCTTCGTCCGGGCCGCTCGACGCAGCACGTCCAGCGATTGGTGCGTGACGCGTTCGGCGCCGGATCGCGGTGTCATGGAGGATCCGACTATGCCGTACTGGCCGAGTTTCTCGCAGCAACGCTGAAGCGCCAGTCGATCATCATCCTCCTGACGGATCTCCTCGGAGGAAGCGAACCGGCGCTCCGCCCGGTCGCCTTCCGGCACGATCTGATCATCACGAGGATTCTCGATCCTCGCGAGCGCGCTTTTCCGTCGCGTGGTATCGCGGAGCTCGAGGATGCCGAAACCGGGGAGCGCATCGCCGTCGATCTCGGCAGAGCGGGCACCTCGCAGCTGTTCGCCCAGGTGGAGCGCTCGCTCGAACGGGAGGCAATCCGGTCCGCAACCGACGTCCTCAATCTGTCGACCGTCCGTCCCTTCGATCGGGATCTGATTCGTTTCTTCGAGAGCAGGATCGCCAGATCCTCGAGGAGGATCGCATCCTGAGAAATCTGATCCTGTTCCTCCTCGTGATCGGCCTGGCGGCGGCGGCTGCTGCTGCTCCGACCGTGGGAGAGCCGTTTGCGATCGATTATCCGATCGAGCCGGGCGCCCGTCTCCTGCCGGCGCCGGGGCAGAGCCCGGACTGGGAGGTCATCTCGCAAGACGGCAGCCACATGGTTCTGCGAGCCTTCCGTCCCGGAGATCTCGAACTTCGATTCGAGATTGTCGACCGTTTCGGACGCGCTCGAAGCCTGGTCATTCCGCAGACGATTCAATCGGTCCTCGCCGAAGGTGAGACCGACCCGGCTCCGCTGTCCGGCCCGGTGCCGCCCCGCATACAACCGATTGGCTGGATCCTCCCGGCCGTCGCGACGCTCGCTGCTCTGCTTCTCTGGTTTCCTCTGCTGCGCGTCCGAAGAGGCGTCGCAAAGGAAGGCTCCCGGATCCGACGCCGGACGTTTCGTGAGGAGCTCGAGCGCATCCGGGCACTGGACCAGAACGCGGATCGATATTCGGAGCTCGCGAACGCGCTTCGGGCTTTACTGTCCGAGCTCGACGGAAATCTCGGATTGGAGCTCACCTCGGCCGAGGTGATCGCGCAGACCACGCTCCGGATGTCCCGTCGTTACGGCCACGCGCTCGCCGTTGTTCTCCGGTTTGGCGACAGGGAGAAGTTTTCAGGCTGGGGAGCTGATCCGGGCAGGTTCGACGAAGTTTTCATGCTCGCCGAACAATTCGCGTCGCTCGAACCGCGCGAGGTGGCCGCATGAGCACCCAGTGGGCTGATCCGCTCTGGTTCGGGGTCGTGCTGTTGCTGGTTCTGCGAGTGTGGCTGGCGATCGGGGACACGCGCCGGGGTCGCTTCGCATTCCGCTTCTCATCGCTGCAGCTCGTCGACACCGCGCGAGCGAAAGCAGGACCGACTCGATGGATCCCTTTCACGCTCGAGCTCGCGGGCTTGATCCTCGTGATCATCGCACTGGCCAGACCCCAATGGGTCGAGACGTCGGAGAACCAGCGGGAGGGAATCGACATCGCGATTGTCCTCGATGCATCCGGCAGTATGGCGGCGGAGGACTTCCGCCCCGACAACCGATTCGCCGTCGCCCGGCGCCTCGTGTCGGAGTTCATCGACCAGCGCACCGATGACCGTATCGGGATCGTCACGTTCGGTTCCAGAGCGGCCACACGAGCGCCCGTCTCGTTCGATCGCGACATCGCGAGAATGAGCCTGGCGGCAGCACAGATCGGCGAGAACGGGGACGGTACGGCGATCGGCCAGGCGGTCGCGACGGCCGTGAATCGACTCAGACCCTCGAAAACCGAGTCACGCGTCATCATTCTCCTGACCGATGGCGTGAACAACTCCGGCACGGTCGATCCCAACACCGCTGCGGAGCTCGCCGCCGCGCTGGGAATCCGCGTCTATACGATCGGGGTGGGGAGTCTCGGACCCGTGCCGGTTCCGGTGAGATTCCAGGATCCCTTCACTAATCAGATTCGAACGCGCTATCAGTACATCCGGGCGGATCTCGACGAGGAAATACTGAAGCGTATGGCGGAAGTCACGGGAGGACACTACTTCCGTGCCACGGATTCGGAGGCGCTCGAGGCGGTGCTCGATCGGATTGACGAGCTCGAACGCTCCGAGCTCGAAGCTCCGGAACATTACCGGGTCGAGGATCGCTATTTCCGGCCGCTCACCTGGGGCCTTGCTCTCCTTTTCATTTCAGCACTCAGCGGGAACACACTATGGATCCGGATACCCAGCTGACCTTTGCCAGACCGGAGCTTCTGGCTCTGATTCCGCTCGCGCTCGTCCTCGGGATCGTCGGGTACTGGATGGAGCAGCAGAGACGCCGGCGGGCGAACCGGTTTCAGTCGGAGCGCCTTCGTGGTGTCGGTCTTCCGGCGCGCGCAGCGGCGCCCTGGCTCTGGAGTCTCGCCGTCGTTTCCGCGCTCGTAGCGATAGCCGGGCCGAGATACGGAATGGTCGAGATGCCGACGATGACGTCGACTCAGTCGACGGTGATCGTTCTGGATGTTTCGAACAGCATGCTGGTCGAAGACGTCGGTGCCCCGCGACTGTCAGTCGCAAAAGCGATCATGAACGAGGTTCTCAATCGCATCGGAGGGCGCGTCGGGCTGGTCGTTTTCGAGGGGAGCGCCGAGACCCTCGCACCGATCACGGACGATCATGCTGCGGTCCGCCTCATGCTCGAGTCGATCGGCACCGGGGAGCTGGTCACATCGGGGTCGAGCATCGGGCTCGCGCTCACCACCGCGCTCGACCTCTTCGAGCGCGCCGGGACGGATTCCGGAATGATGATACTGGTCAGCGACGGCGAGAACCGCGGTGGAACCGTCGATCGCGCGCTGGAAACAGCTCGCCAGCGAAACGTGCGGATCCACACCGTGCTGGTCGGCACTCTCGCAGGTGGCCCGATCCCTGCCGATGATGGGAACCTCCGGGATGATGACGGCAGGATCGTCGTCAGCCGGGCACGTCCGGAGGACCTCCGGAAGATCGCGGCGGAAACGGGCGGGTCGTATTTCGAGAATCCCTTCAACGAGAGCGGTGTGCGCGGGATCGCCAGCACCATCGGACGAGGCGGCACCGCCGAGGATGACGCTACCGTCGCGGTTCCGGCCGATCGGTATCAGCTTCCGCTCGGCATTGCTCTCCTCTTCTTTCTTCTCTCCTCTTTCGTCAGGAGGGGTGCGGAATGAAGCTCCTGGTTCCCATGATCATCGGGGCTCTGTCGTTCGGAACCGTCTGGAGCGCGCTCACTCGGGAGTCGAGCTCGTCGCGTGCGGCCGCAGAGGGAATCGAGGCGTGGGAGCGGGAGGAGACGGGCGCGGCAGCGGAGGCATTCGGAACCGCCTGGCAGATACGGAAAGACCCCGGTTCCGCCTTCAATCTCGGAACGACACTGGCCGCGGGAGGCGAGCGAGATCTCGCGCTCCGCTTCCTCGAACAAGCCCGGACCGATCCTGGTCTCGCACCCGCATCCTTCTACAACGAAGGGACATTCGAGCTCGGGAACGGGAATCTGGAGGCATCGATCGAGGCGCTCAAGCAGTCGCTGAGACTCGACCCGGGCAATCGCAACGCCAAGCGAAACCTCGAGATTGCGCTGCAACAGCGCGAGGAGGAACAAAGCCGCAACCAGGAACAGCGCGGAGGCGGAGAGGAAGGCGAGGATCAGCAGCAGCAACCCGAGGAGGGCGAACAGGAGGGCCGAGAGTCGGAGGAGGGGAGCGAGGCCGAATCCGACCCCCGGCTCGAATCGATCCTGCAGTCGGTCGAAGATCAGGAGCGGGAAGAGCTTTCGAGGATGCGTCGTGCACGAGCCCGAAGCCGGGGCAACGACTGGTGAACCGGATCTTTCTGCTCCTGATTCTTCTGATCGCAAGTCCCGTCGCGGCCGAAGTTTCGATCGAGGGAGTTCCGGAGACCGTCGAAACGGGAGAGCTCTTCGACTTCGATCTCGTGCTCGAAGGGGATGACTGGTCGAAGGCCCCGGAAGAGATCGATGCTTCGAACGTCACAATCGATGGGCCGCCCGATCAGTCCACCGAGTATCGCCGGATCGACGGGGAAGTCGAGAGGATCAGGAGGTACCGTTATCGGGCCGTCGCCGGTGATCCGGGACCGGCCTGGATCGGGCCGATCGTGTTCAATCGCGGGGCTTCTGCGATCCGGGTCCACCTCAATGTCATGGAATCGAGCGTGCGCGCGGGGCTCGCACAGAGGCTCGCGGGGCCGGGTCCGTGGCTGATCGCCCGAACCGAGGACACCGAGACGTGGGAGGGAGCTCAGGTGATCGTCAGCTGGGATCTGGTCTCCGAGGAAGCAGTGACCCGTACGGTCGTGCAGGAAGTGCCCGATACTGACGGCTTTCTGGTCGAGGAGATCGATCCCGGCGACGATCGGATCGAGCGGATCGCCGGAAAAATCTACGTCGTTCGCTCGATCAAGAGGCTTGCTCTGGTCCCCCTCTCGGCCGGCGAGCACGATATCGGGTACGTCGAGGTGATTGTGAACCTCGATCGATCGGGGCGCTGGACCGACCTTTTCGGTGCGCGGCTTCCGGTTTCGGTCAGGCGGCGCTCCCGACCTCTGACCATCTCCGTTGCGCCCCGTCCGCCGGGCGCGCGGCACCTCGGAAAGTTCGAAATGGAGTGCTCGCGCCCGACCGTTTCGCCCGCGGGACCGGTCGTGATGGACGTGAGGCTGCGAGGGGAGGGAAACCTTCGGACCGTCCGTCCGCCAGCCTGGAACAGGGAGATCGATGCCCTCACACGGATCGAGCCCGGTCCGGTGAGCTGGACCTGGGACGGGAAGGTCCTCGGAATGAGCCGGAACTGGCGCTACCTGATCTTCCCGAAGGACTCCGGCGCGATGGATCTTTCCGAGCTCACGTTTTCGTTCTTCGATACCGGGATGAAGACGGAGCGAACGGTTTCCTGCAGGCCGCACAGGATCATCGCGATGGCCTCCCGAACGCCCCCCTCCGCGCCCGACGCCGGCGCGGAGATCGGCGGGGAGCCTCCGGAGACGCGGCGAGTCGAAGGCGAAGGAACGCGTTCAGCCATACTGATTGCCGGGGCGCTGGCACTCGCGGCGGTCCTCGGACTCTCTCTGCTGATCGGGAGCCGAAGACGGTCCCGCCTCAGGCGCCGGATCGAAAAGGAGCTCCTGGTTGCTGCCGGGCAGAGCGACTCGAGGCAGTCGGTCGAGCGGGTGCTCGTGCGGCACGGATTGAGACCCGAGGACCTCGAGGCCGGGGTAGGAGAGCTCGAGGACACGTGGCGATCGGTGGTTTCGGCGATCGACGAGAGGCGCCGGGAGCCGTGGAGAGCGGACGAGCTGTCCTCCCTGATCGCCGCACGCCTTGGCGAGCTCGCCGATGAGATGAGTCGCCGTTGACAGTTCATACCATTTAATGCTCAATATAATCGACAAAATGATCTATTCATCGGCACGACGATGGGTCGTGAGATCCGCGGAACTAACGGTAATGCAGCGATGTTGCGGGTGTGCGCATGCAGCCTGAACTGGTCAAGCGTCTCAGAATAGCTCTGCCGACGCTCTTTGCGTTGTTCGCGATCCTGCTCGTTGTGAGCTGGAGGGATCGCGCTCCGGACGTCGAGGCGCTCGAAGCGACCGACGAAAGCCGGGGAGCGGATCGCGCCGAGTTGATCTCGTACGAGTTCGAGGACACGCATCTGGTCGGCTCGCGAATCGTGGCGAAGATCCGGGCGAGGAAGACGGTCGGTTTTGAGTCGGGATGGTACCGGCTGGAAGAGGCGAGGCTGACGTTCTTCTCGGAGGACGGTGGAACCTACGAGCTGGATGCGCCGCGGGTCGAGCTTCAGGCGAAAACGCGCGAGGCGAGGGCCGACGGAGGGGTCCGGGTGACCTCGAGCGACGGGCTCGATCTGCGCACGGAGGCAATTGTCTTCGACGGTACCACGCTGGAGAATGAGATCCCGGTCCGCTTCACGATGCCGCCGTGGCGGGGAAGCGCCAACGGGGTCGACCTCGATGTGGAGGAGGCGTCGCTGCGGCTTCACGGGGGCGTCGACTTTGCGATGCAGCGTGCGGGGGAAGCAGACCCGTTCACGCTCGAGGCGTCGGAGGCGAACCTGAACCGCGGCTCGGGCGAGACTCGATTCAGCGGCGATGTCACGCTTCAGCAGCGGACCGACATTGTTCGATCCGACGAGTTGATCGTCGTATTCGACGCCGATCGGACGCAGCTGGTCGGAATGGAGGGAAGGGGAAACGTCCAGATGATCGTCGCCTCCGATTCGGCGATCGGCGGCGTCAATGTCTCCGCAATGCCGGGAAACCGGGAGATCACTGCAGCCGCGTTCGACGTGAGAGTGGATGGCGATGGGGAGATCCGCGCGATCACGGCACGATCGGGGGAAGGAAAGCGGGTTCGTGCGAGGCTGGAAGGCGCGGTCGAACGGTCGGTCGAGGCGGACCTGATGACGGTCAACTTCACCCGGAAGCGGGCCGAGTCGATCGAAGGAAGCGGCAGTGTCCGGATCGTGGAAACGGGGGAGCGCGCGGGTGCAATCGAGGCCGAGCGCACGGTCATGACGATCGACCAGCGCAACGGTCAGGTAAGTCACGTGATGATGGACGGGAACGTTCGATTCTCCAACCCGGAGGCCACCGCGACTTCGACGAACGCGATTTTCAATGTGGGGAGTGATCTGATCAGGCTCACCGGCTCGGTCGAGAAGAGCCCGACGATCGAGAGCGGGTCCTACAAGGTGAAGGCAGGGGTGATCGAGCTGGAGCCCGGGAGCAGCATTCTGAGAGCCCGCGACCAGGTCGTCGCCGAGCTCTCCGGAGGGGGATCGGCAAATCTGTTCGGCGACGAATCGAGTCCGGTCTTCGTCAACTCGGATTCGATGGTGGTGAGAGAGGACGACGATCTTGCCGCTTTCAGTGGAAGCGTGCGTGCCTGGCAGGGCCGAAATACGCTTTTCGCGGACGACATCCAGATCACCAACGGCGGCAATGACGTGATCGCCCGGGGAAAGGTGAGAGGGGATCTGGTCGACCCGAACGCTCCCGCTGGTTCGCCGGTCGAGATCGAGGCTCCGAGGTTGCGCGTCGACCGGCTGGCGAGCGTCATCGAGCTCGACGGTGGAGTCGTGGTGCGGCAGCAGGGGAGGGTGATGCGAGCCGAGGAGGCGCGGCTGTTTCTGAATGAGTCGAACCGTCTGGAAAGGATGACGGCAGATGGGCGATTGATCGTCGAGGAGCTGGCGACCGGGAGGTCCGCGACGGGGGACTCGGCCGTTTACGAGCTGTCAACCGGAACGATCTCGGTCGACGGCAATCCCGCCACTCTCAACGATGCGAGGGGGTCGGTGGCAGGGCGGCGGATCGTATTCGACCTGGCCAGCAACCGCGTACGCGTCGAGAGAGGTGATTCCCAGACTGAAGCGACATACAATCAGGCCGGTGGATCGGATGATCCTTCTAGCCAGTGACCGAAACCGCGACAAGACCCGCCCCAGGCGGCCTCGAAGAGCACTCGCTCCGCGACAGGCTCTCGACCCGGAATCTGCTCAAGATCTACCGGGGTCGAAAGGTCGTGCGGGACGTTTCGATCGACATCCGCAAGGGTGAGATCGTCGGACTCCTCGGCCCGAACGGGGCCGGCAAGACGACGACTTTTTACATGACGGTCGGATTGACCCGTCCCGACGCCGGAAGCGTAATGCTCGGCCGGGAGGAGATCACCGATCTTCCGATGTATCTCAGGGCGAAGCGGGGGATCAGCTATCTGCCGCAGGAGCCGTCCATTTTTCGGAAGCTGACGGTCGAGCAGAACCTGATGGCCGTTTTCGAGACGAGGAACATGCCGGCTGCCGAACGAGCTCAGCGCACCGAGCAACTCCTCGGGGAGTTCGGTCTGACCCACATCGCGCGAAACCGGGCCTATTCTTTGTCGGGAGGCGAACGGCGGCGATGCGAGATCGCCCGGAGCCTGGCGATCGATCCGGCATTCATCCTGCTGGATGAGCCTTTCGCGGGAATCGATCCAATCGCAGTCTACGACATCCAGAAGATCGTTCAGGGGTTGTGTGAGAGGGGGATCGGTATCCTCATCACCGACCACAACGTGCGCGAAACTTTAAGAATCACCGATCGCGCCTATATCATTAAGGAAGGAGAAATCTTCAGACAGGGCAATCCCCGAACGCTCTCCGAAGACCCGGAGGTCAGGCGGATTTACCTCGGCGAAGAGTTCAGTCTGATCTGAACGAAGGGCCGCACCGGTCCACACTCAAAATGGCACTCGAACAGAAACTCAACCTCAAGATGTCTCAGAAGCTGATCATGACGCCTTCGCTGCAGCAGGCGATCAAGCTTCTGCAGCTGAGCAAGCTCGAGCTTCAGGAGGTCCTCAACGAGGAACTGCTGGAAAATCCGCTGCTGGAGGAGTCGAAGCAGGAAGAAGAGCCCGAGGCGAAGGCCGAGGAAGAGCGGAAAGAGGAAGACGACAAAGCGCGCGAA carries:
- a CDS encoding biopolymer transporter ExbD; the protein is MQVSGGTGGSMSEINVTPMVDVILVLLIIFMVMVPVVQMGYLVRVPPKPEEGVTVVPDPTQIILRYDKDGNAFINKQQVPLAEFGPRLEQTLKGNTGKMVFFAGDPEANYDETVDFLDTARAAGAENIGIIVEDIWQPSETMRELARE
- the rsmA gene encoding 16S rRNA (adenine(1518)-N(6)/adenine(1519)-N(6))-dimethyltransferase RsmA, which produces MNGPSNHTPQKRWGQNFLQDRRAIDRIAHAIDPEPRAVVLEIGPGKGALTEALLDRGLSVTALEIDPDLVAWLRSKFEGRDLEVVEADAVEAPLPPGAFHAFGNLPYNVANPIIARIVRHPGFLSAAFMVQKDVAERYVSPPGRKSYGYLTVATKIHADCELVLELGPGAFRPQPKVRSAVVRFERAEPDLMTPADALEELISAAFRMRRKTLINNILAGFEGPSRQAIESALGDAGIEPAARAESLTLDDFDRLAVALGLGKAPSR
- a CDS encoding DUF58 domain-containing protein, with the translated sequence MKRFLDWFRRESPAPREDADARRLRHLELTTAKLIREGFTGQFHAAFHGRGIEFHQLRHYQPGDDIRTIDWNVTARSGVPHVKEFIEERDLTIMICLDTSGSMGFGSVDRRKIDVAVELVSVFAFAANHSRDRVGLVTFGDEIRAHLRPGRSTQHVQRLVRDAFGAGSRCHGGSDYAVLAEFLAATLKRQSIIILLTDLLGGSEPALRPVAFRHDLIITRILDPRERAFPSRGIAELEDAETGERIAVDLGRAGTSQLFAQVERSLEREAIRSATDVLNLSTVRPFDRDLIRFFESRIARSSRRIAS
- a CDS encoding VWA domain-containing protein — encoded protein: MSTQWADPLWFGVVLLLVLRVWLAIGDTRRGRFAFRFSSLQLVDTARAKAGPTRWIPFTLELAGLILVIIALARPQWVETSENQREGIDIAIVLDASGSMAAEDFRPDNRFAVARRLVSEFIDQRTDDRIGIVTFGSRAATRAPVSFDRDIARMSLAAAQIGENGDGTAIGQAVATAVNRLRPSKTESRVIILLTDGVNNSGTVDPNTAAELAAALGIRVYTIGVGSLGPVPVPVRFQDPFTNQIRTRYQYIRADLDEEILKRMAEVTGGHYFRATDSEALEAVLDRIDELERSELEAPEHYRVEDRYFRPLTWGLALLFISALSGNTLWIRIPS
- a CDS encoding acetyl-CoA C-acetyltransferase yields the protein MKTAERKEVVILDGARTAMAEYGGHFTEITALDLGAHAASAAMKRSGVEPSEIDHVIVGNALQTSGDAIYGARHVGLKAGVPKEVPALTVNRLCGSGIQSIVSATEQILLDEAETVLAGGMENMSQAPHVIRGARTGFRLGQGQLEDSLMVALLDTYCGFYMAQTSDNLSRKYEISREAQDEYAIRSQERAAEAAKAGKFDEEIEPIEVGRKKTVVDKDDHMRPDTTLEGLRKLKPAFSQDGFVTAGNASGIVDGAAMVVVTTGDGARAAGKKPLGRIVSWGIAGCDPAIMGIGPVPAIGSALDRAGMKLDEIDLIEINEAFAGQILAVVKELGIDEEKLNVNGGAIALGHPLGATGTRLVYTLLKELRRAGKQYGLASACIGGGQGIAMVVEAV
- a CDS encoding MoxR family ATPase; this encodes MVEQLDEQTMNERLAAAHERIVALRREISRAIVGQERLIDRLLVALLVRGHVLLEGVPGLAKTLLAKVLASSVEGTFKRIQFTPDLLPADLTGTLIFDPARGIFTPRLGPIFANIVLADEINRAPAKVQSGLLEAMQERQVTIGDATWALPDPFLVIATQNPIEQEGTYVLPEAQVDRFLMKVMVDYPEREQEEKMLAMYLDPASMEIDIRKILNLDDLEALMAMVSRVHVDERIIRYIVAIVSATRDPREGRIVRLREKIEFGASPRASIALAHAAKGFAFLQGRGYVVPEDVKDVAPDVIRHRLIPTYEAVAERMTPDMMIREILGAVPVP